A window of the Rhizobium brockwellii genome harbors these coding sequences:
- a CDS encoding acyl-CoA thioesterase — MTDAAKPRGELTLRTLAMPGDANPAGDIFGGWVMAQMDLASGIRAAERAKGRVVTAAVKEMAFELPVKIGDTLSVYTDIDRVGRTSITLIVEAWAHRSRYNQQEKVTAGTFIMVALDEEGKPKQVPEE, encoded by the coding sequence ATGACCGATGCCGCCAAGCCGAGAGGCGAACTGACGCTGAGGACGCTTGCCATGCCGGGCGACGCCAATCCGGCCGGCGATATCTTCGGTGGCTGGGTCATGGCGCAGATGGACCTTGCCTCAGGCATCCGTGCGGCCGAGCGCGCCAAGGGCCGCGTCGTCACCGCCGCCGTCAAAGAGATGGCCTTCGAGCTGCCGGTCAAGATCGGCGACACGCTTTCCGTCTATACTGATATCGACCGTGTCGGCCGCACCTCGATCACGCTGATCGTCGAAGCCTGGGCGCATCGTTCGCGCTACAACCAGCAGGAAAAGGTCACCGCCGGCACCTTCATCATGGTGGCACTCGACGAAGAGGGCAAACCGAAGCAAGTCCCCGAGGAGTGA